AGCAGAACTCGTGGGGCGACTGGTGGATGTGGGTGAACAACGGCTGGCAAGCGACGACGGATCCCCGCGTGGCCGCGCCCGCTCCGGCACCCGCGCCCGCTCCGGCACCTGCGCCGTCACCCGCGCCCGCGCCGGCACCCGCTCCCGCTCCCGCCGACACGCAGGCGCCGAGCGTGAGCATCACCAGCCCGGGCAACGGCACGAGCTTCGATCGCCGCGCGACGTTCAACGTCACCGCCAATGCCACCGACAACGTCGGCGTGACGCAAGTGCGCTTCTACCTCAATGGCGCGCAAGTCTGCACTGACACGGCAGCACCGTACAGCTGCACGATGACCCTGCCCGGCCGTCGCAACTCGACCCACACCATCCAGGTGCAAGCGCAGGATGCGGCCGGCAAGGTCGGCAGTGCGACGACGAGCGTGCGCAGCCGATAAGCGTTTCGCAGGGACTGGGAAGGGCTGACTCTGCCGCCTTCCCGGCTTCCGGCGGCGCGCGCGGCGCGCGAAACACAAGCCCGCCCGGGGTGACCCGGCGCGGGCTTTCACACGTCCGCAAGGCCTTGCGCGATTCGGCGGGCACAGCTCAGACGCGACGGCCCACAACGTTTCCGGACAATTCCGACAAGCCCGGCACAGGAGAAGCCCTTATGCTGTCCCCAGCATCGGAGGTTCGCCATGTTCGCGTGCCGTCGGGGTCAGTTCTTTTCCGTCCGCGTGTGTTTCCGCGCAACGGTCTTCACGGCCCTGGCACTGGCCGCGAGCACCGTCTTTGCGGAAGAAGGAGCCGCGGCAGCTTCCGAACCGCTCCTTGTGTCCCCGGCGGGCACCCCGATCAGGGCTCCCGTTTTTGAGCTCTCTTCCTCCGACGTGCCCCGTTTCGACAGCGGCGATGCATCCACGCGCGCCTCACGCACGGCCATCACCCTGCTTCCTTCGGGCCGTTCGGCACTGGGGCTGGCGGTCGGCGTGACGAGTTTCTACGCGCCAGGAACGGGTCTGGCCATGCTGCCCTACACGCCCGGCGCGCCCTTGCTCGATCTGGGCTTGCACTGGCGCCACGAACTGGATGGCAACTACCGGCTCGATGTCACCGCATGGCGGCGCGTCGGGAATGCCGATGCGATATCCCTCATCATGAGCCGGGACTACGACTACGGCGCTCGGGTGGAGATGGGACTCGGCTCGGGCCTGACCGCGCGCAACGGCGGCTTCGTCGCCGACCGCGGCTTCGTCGGCCTGCAGCTGGAAGGCGGCGCCCGCGTCACCGTCAAGCGCAGCCGCGGCACGCCGATGATGTACTACCGCAACAACTTCTGAGGCGGTTGGCGAAGGCGCGGCCAGCAGCCCGCGCCTCTCCTGGACAGCCCTCTTCCTGCCCCCTGGCGGTGCGGGGAATTGGTTTCTGTCACAATGAACCAAACGACTTCATCGGCTGGTCCGGCCGGCGCGCTCGCCCGGATCGAGTCAGCCCAGAGACCAAGGAAATTCGCATGGCCAACGACCTGATCAAGCATATCTCCGACGCATCCTTCGAGGCCGATGTCCTGAACTCGGACAAGCCGGTGCTGGTGGACTATTGGGCCGAATGGTGCGGCCCCTGCAAGATGATCTCGCCGATCCTGGACGAGGTCGCGACCACCTACGGCGACAAGCTGCAGATCGCCAAGATGAACGTGGACGACAACCGCGAGATCCCGGCCAAGTTCGGCATCCGCGGCATCCCGACGCTGATGCTGTTCCAGGGCGGTGAGCTGAAAGGCACGCTGGTGGGCGCCAAGCCGAAGGCCGAGATCGTCGCCTTCGTGAGCCGCCAGCTGAGCTGAACGCTCCCGGCACAAACCCCAAGGGCCCCTTTGCGGGCCCTTTTTAATGTCTATAATTTGCCCATGTCGCCGGGTGCTGGAAATGCGCCCGCCTCGATAGCGGTTCGAGAGGCATCCTCGCCTCGCCCGGAACCTTCCCCCAGATCCAACAAGAAAACTCCGCGAGGAGTCAGTCCATGCACCTGAACGAACTCAAGGCACTGCACGTCTCGGAAGTCCTGAAACAGGCCGAGGAACTGGAGATCGAGAACACCGGCCGCATGCGCAAGCAGGAGCTGATGTTCGCCATCATCAAGAAGCGCGCCCGCGCCGGCGAGCAGGTGTTCGCCGACGGCGTGCTGGAAATCCTGCCGGACGGCTTCGGCTTCCTGCGCAGCCCCGACACCAGCTACACCGCAAGCACGGACGACATCTACATCTCGCCCTCGCAGGTGCGCCGCTTCAACCTGCACACCGGCGACATGATCGAAGGCGAGGTGCGCACGCCCAAGGACGGCGAGCGCTACTTCGCGCTGACCAAGCTTGACAAGGTCAACGGCCGCGCGCCGGAGGACAACAAGCACAAGATCATGTTCGAGAACCTGACGCCCTTGTTCCCCAAGGAGCAGATGAAACTCGAACGCGAGAACTTCAAGGGCGACGAGAACATCACCGGCCGCATCATCGACATCATCGCGCCCATCGGCAAGGGCCAGCGCGCCCTGCTGGTCGCCCCGCCCAAGAGCGGCAAGACGGTGATGATGCAGCACATGGCCCACGCCATCGCGGCAAACTACCCCGAGAGCCACTTGATGGTGCTGCTGGTTGACGAGCGGCCCGAGGAAGTGACCGAGATGCAGCGCTCGGTGAAGGGCGAAGTGATCGCGTCCACCTTCGACGAGCCGGCTGCCCGCCATGTGCACGTCGCCGAAATGGTGATCGAACGCGCCAAGCGCCTGGTGGAACTGAAGCAGGACGTGGTGATCCTGCTGGACTCGATCACCCGCCTGGCCCGCGCCTACAACAACGTCGTGCCCTCTTCGGGCAAGGTGCTCACCGGCGGTGTGGACTCCAACGCGCTGCAGCGGCCCAAGCGCTTCCTGGGCGCCGCGCGCAACGTCGAGGAAGGCGGCTCGCTGACCATCATCGGCACGGCCCTGATCGACACCGGCTCGCGCATGGACGAAGTCATCTTCGAAGAGTTCAAGGGCACCGGCAACAGCGAAATCCACCTGGACCGCCGCCTCTATGAGAAGCGGGTGTTTCCCTCGATCCAGCTCAATCGCTCCGGCACCCGCCGCGAGGAACTGCTGCTCGCCCCCGAAATCCTGCAGAAGACCCGGATCCTGCGCCAGTTCATGTACAACATGGACGAGATCGAGGCGATGGAGATGGTGCTCAAGTCCATGAAGGCCACCAAGTCCAATGTCGAGTTCTTCGACATGATGCGCCGCGGCGGCTGATCACTGCGGCAGGCTATAATTACAGGCTTTCCCGCGGAAAGTAGCCTGGATGGTCCGGGCCGGCTGCCGCCACTGACGAGGAATCCATGAAAGAAGGCATTCACCCCAACTACCGCGAAGTGCTCTTCGTGGACCTGTCCAACGGTTTCAAGTTCGTGACGCGCTCGTGCGTGGCCACCAAGGAAATGGGCAAGACCGACGACGGCCGCGAGCTGCCGCTGTTCAAGCTGGACACCTCCAGCGAGTCGCACCCCTTCTACACCGGCACGCAGAAGTCGGTGGACAACATGGGCGGCCGTGTCGAGAAGTTCCGCAACCGCTTCGGCGCCAAGAAGTAATCGACGCCACCACCTGGCACAGGGCAGCCCGGGCAACCGCGCTGCCCTTTGTTTTGCCCGGACATAATCGCGGCGAAACCGTGTGAACAGGCCCTAGTGAACCAGCCTACGCCCGCCATCGTCACCCAGGACGCCG
Above is a window of Ramlibacter tataouinensis DNA encoding:
- the rho gene encoding transcription termination factor Rho; translated protein: MHLNELKALHVSEVLKQAEELEIENTGRMRKQELMFAIIKKRARAGEQVFADGVLEILPDGFGFLRSPDTSYTASTDDIYISPSQVRRFNLHTGDMIEGEVRTPKDGERYFALTKLDKVNGRAPEDNKHKIMFENLTPLFPKEQMKLERENFKGDENITGRIIDIIAPIGKGQRALLVAPPKSGKTVMMQHMAHAIAANYPESHLMVLLVDERPEEVTEMQRSVKGEVIASTFDEPAARHVHVAEMVIERAKRLVELKQDVVILLDSITRLARAYNNVVPSSGKVLTGGVDSNALQRPKRFLGAARNVEEGGSLTIIGTALIDTGSRMDEVIFEEFKGTGNSEIHLDRRLYEKRVFPSIQLNRSGTRREELLLAPEILQKTRILRQFMYNMDEIEAMEMVLKSMKATKSNVEFFDMMRRGG
- the trxA gene encoding thioredoxin, which encodes MANDLIKHISDASFEADVLNSDKPVLVDYWAEWCGPCKMISPILDEVATTYGDKLQIAKMNVDDNREIPAKFGIRGIPTLMLFQGGELKGTLVGAKPKAEIVAFVSRQLS
- a CDS encoding type B 50S ribosomal protein L31 codes for the protein MKEGIHPNYREVLFVDLSNGFKFVTRSCVATKEMGKTDDGRELPLFKLDTSSESHPFYTGTQKSVDNMGGRVEKFRNRFGAKK